CTCGGTGTGGGGGTGGGCATGCTCGTGGGGATGCACGTGGCCGGGGGCATGATCGTGAAGGGTGATGGTGGCCGCGTTCTCGTCGCCGCAGCCGCAGGTAGCGCACATGTCAACTCACTTCCATCGACAGGATCTTGAGTTCGCGCCCGGTCAGCACCTCGACATCGGCGCTGCCGCAGCGACACAGCAGGATGGGGTCGGCCACCGCGAAGTGCAGTCCACAATCGCGGCATCGGGCGGCGCCCGGAGGGATGTCCAGATCGAGGCGGGCGCCGGCGGCGAGGGTGCCCTCGGTGGCCAGGTCGAAACAGAACCGCACCGAGTCGGGTACCACCGCGCACAGCGCCCCGATCTCGATCCGGACGCTGAGCACCCGGCGCCCGGCGGCGTGCTCGCATACCGCCTCGACGACACTCTGGGTGATGGCCATCTCGTGCATATCGTCCCGCTTCGGACCGGTGACCTCACGATATGTCCATATCTGCCGGTGCACAACGGCGTGTCTTTCTTGCCTTCGAACACCTGTTCGCTAATCTGGTGAATGTTCGACCGAAGTTACTTGTCGGTGGTGGCACCTATGGTCACAGCCAACCGACCGGAACCCCGGTCAACCGCACGACTACCGGAGAGGTACTCCCATGGCGCCACAGGCTCCCGATCGCGATAAAGCACTCGAACTGGCGATGGCTCAGATCGAGAAGAACTACGGCAAGGGTTCGGTGATGCGCCTCGGTGAAGAGGTCCGCCAACCCATCTCGGTGATCCCGACGGGATCGATCTCACTCGATGTGGCGCTGGGCATCGGCGGTCTGCCGCGTGGCCGCGTCGTCGAGATCTACGGCCCGGAATCCTCGGGTAAGACCACCGTTGCGCTGCACGCGGTGGCCAATGCGCAGGCGGCCGGCGGTATCGCGGCGTTCATCGACGCCGAGCACGCGCTGGATCCCGAGTACGCCAAGAAGCTCGGTGTGGACACCGACGCGCTGCTGGTGTCCCAGCCCGACACCGGTGAGCAGGCCCTGGAGATCGCCGACATGCTGGTGCGCTCCGGTGCGCTGGACATCCTGGTCATCGACTCGGTGGCCGCCCTGGTGCCGCGCGCCGAGATCGAGGGCGAGATGGGCGACAGCCACGTCGGTCTGCAGGCCCGCCTGATGAGCCAGGCGCTGCGCAAGATGACCGGCGCCCTGAGCAACTCGGGCACCACCGCGATCTTCATCAACCAGCTCCGCGAGAAGATCGGCGTGATGTTCGGTTCGCCGGAGACCACCACGGGCGGTAAGGCGCTGAAGTTCTACGCCTCCGTGCGTCTGGACGTCCGGCGCATCGAAACCCTCAAGGACGGCACCGATGCGGTCGGTAACCGCACCCGGGTCAAGGTCGTCAAGAATAAGGTTTCGCCGCCGTTCAAGCAGGCCGAGTTCGACATCCTGTACGGCCACGGCATCAGCCGCGAAGGCTCGCTCATCGACATGGGTGTCGAGCACGGCTTCATCCGCAAGTCGGGATCCTGGTTCACCTATGAGGGCGAGCAGCTGGGTCAGGGCAAGGAGAACGCCCGAAAGTACCTGTTGGAGAACGTCGATGTCGCCAACGAGATCGAGAAGAAGATCAAGGAGAAGCTCGGCATCGGTGCCGTGCTGACCGACGATGACGTCCTTCCCGCCCCCGTCGACTTCTGAGCCTGTCAAGCGCGAGGAGCAGGCGCGGGACTTGTGTCTGCGCCTGCTCACCGTGCGTGCCCGCACCCGGGCCGAGCTCGAAACCCGGCTGACCGACCGCGGCTTCCCCGACGAGGTCAGCACCCGGGTGCTCGACCGGCTGGTCGAGGTGGGCCTGCTCGATGACGCCGCCTTCGCGCAGGAGTGGGTCCGTACCCGACGGGTCAACGCCGGAAAAGGCAAGCGCGCGTTGGCCGTCGAGCTGCGCAAAAAGGGCGTCGACGCCGATGTGATCGCCGAGACGCTGGACAGCGTGGACGCGGGGGAGTGGCGGGTTCGGGCCGAGGAACTGGTGGCCGGCAAGCTGCGCCGGGAGAACCTCGACGACGAAGTGAAGGTGACCAGGAGGTTGGTGGGCCTGCTCGCGCGGCGGGGCTACAACCAGGGGATGGCCTTCGACGTGGTCAAGACGCAACTGGCCCAGGAGCGCGAACGGCGCTCCGTCTAGACCTAGACCAGGAATCCGCCGTCGACATTGAGTGCGGTGCCGGTGATGTAGCCGGCCTCCGGTGAGGCCAGATAGGCCACGGCACTGGCGATGTCGCGGGTGTGGCCGTAGCGGCCCAGCGCCAGCAGGCTGGTCATCTGTTCGGCGAACGGCCCCTCGGCGGGATTCATGTCGGTGGCGATCGGCCCCGGCTGGATGTTGTTCACCGTGATGCCGCGCGGTCCGAGTTCCTGGGCCAGGCCCCGAGTGAACCCGGCGACCGCGGCCTTCGACAGGGCGTACACCGAAAACCCCGGCACCGGAACACGTTCGGCGTTCACGCTGCCGATGTTGATGATCCGTCCGCCCTCACCCAGATGCGGCACGGCGGCCTGCGTGGTGGCGTAGACGCCGCGCACATTGATGTTCACCAGTCGATCGAACTCCTCCAGGGAGAACTCCTCGATCGGGGCGCTGGACGCGACACCGGCATTGTTGACCAGGATGTCCAGACCGCCCAGGGTATTCACCGCCTGCTCGACGGCCGCGGTTGTGGCGGCGGCGTCTGCGCTGTCGGCCTGAATGGCCACCACCTGCGCGCCGGACGCGGATACCTCGGCGGCCAACTTCTCCGCCGGTTCCGGAGACGAGTTGTAGGTGAACGCCACGGCGGCGCCGTCGGCGGCCAGGCGGCGTACGATTTCGGCGCCGATGCCCCGGGAGGCTCCGGTGACCAGGGCGCGGCGTCCGGCCAGGGGGGTGGTGTGCGAGTTCTCGGTCATGGCAGGTAGAACAGCCGCCGCAGAACTTCGTTCCCCGCTATGACGTACATCACAGGAGCGGTCCCGGATCAGACGACCGGGGTGTCCTGAACGGCGGACTTCGGCACCGGCGCCGGGCCCTTCTTGGACCGCCGCAGCCGGGCCTCCAGACGGGTGGCGAAGGCCGAGAGCGCGAAGTTCAGCGCGATCATCAGCGCCGCGATGACGAGCAGCGCGGGGATGTAGTTGCCGTAGGCCGACCCGATGCTCTGACCCTGGCGCACCATCTCCACGAACGTGATCTGGTAGCCGATGGCGGTGTCCTTGAGCACCACGACCATCTGCGAGATCAGCACCGGCAGCATCGAGGTGATGGCCTGCGGCAGCTGGATCGAGCGCATGGACTGGCCCCAGGTCAGGCCCAGCGCCGAGGCGGCCTCGGCCTGACCCCGCGGCAGCGCGTGCACCCCGGTGCGCACGATCTCGGCGATCACCGCCGAGTTGTACAGCGTCAGCCCGGTGATGACACCGGCCAGCGCCAGGTACTGCGAGGCGAACACGTTGTACTGCGCGAACAACGCATAGGAGAACAGCATCATGATCAGCACCGGGACGGCGCGGAAGAACTCCACGAACACCGCGCACGCCCAGCTGACCGCCCGCACCGGCGAGAGCCTGCCGATGCCCAGGGCGCAGCCCAGCACCAACGCCAACACGATGGACACCGCGGCCGCGGTCAGCGTGCCCTCGATACCGGGCAGCACGTAGGTCGTCCACAGATTGGCGGTGAGGAAGGGTTCCCACTTGGCCGGCTCGAACTGATCGGCGGCGGCGAACTTCCAGACGACCCAGCCGAGGATCGCGGCGAACACCAGCGCCGTCACGACGGCGAGGATCGCGTTGCGGCGCCGCCCCCGGGGCCCGGGCGCGTCGAATAGGACGGAAGCTCCGGTCACCTGTGCCCTCTGTTCTTCGCGCAAGCGCTCATCTGTGCCGTCTGTTCTTCGCGCAAGCGCTCATCTGTGCCGTCTGTTCTTCGCGCAAGCGCTCATCACCGCAACACCGCCAACCGCTTGCCCAGCCATCCGAACAGCAGCCCCATCGGCAGCGTCAGGATCACGAAGCCGACCGCGAAGATGCTGCCGACCACCAGCAGCGCCGAGGTGTTCTCCACCATCTCCTTCATCAGCAGCGCCGCCTCGGCCACCCCGATCGCCGAGGCGATGGTGGTGTTCTTGGTCAACGCGATCAATACCGAACCCAGCGGGATGATCACCGCGCGAAAGGCCTGCGGCAACAGGATGATCCGCAGATTCTGGGAGAAGCTCAGACCCAGCGACCGGGCCGCCTCGGCCTGCCCGATCGGCACCGTGTTGACCCCGGAACGGATCGCCTCACACACGAATGCCGCCGTGTAGACCGCCAATCCGAGCACGGCCAAGCGGAAGTTGCTGTCCACGATGGACGTCGGTGACTTCGGGTCGGTCAGCGTGATGTGCAGCGTGTTGGCCAGACCCAGCGAGCAGAACACCAGAATCAGGGTCAGCGGGGTGTTGCGCACCACGTTGACATACGTGGTGCCCAACCACCGCATCACCGGTACCGGCGACAACCGCATCGCCGCCAGCACGGTGCCCAGCAGGAGTGCGCCGATCGCGGCGTACACCGTCAGCTGGATGGTGATCCAGAACGCGGCATAGATCCGGTCCTGGTACTCACTGAAGATCTCCACGCCACCGCCTGCCGACTACTGGTCGACGGTGGGGGGCTCGGGCGCGGTGATGCCCGCCGGCCCGAGGTTCTTGTCGAAGGCTTCCTTCCAGGCGCCCTCGGACACCATCTTGGTGATCGCGTCGTTGATCTTGGTGCGCAGTTCGGTGTCGTCCTTCTTCAGGCCGATGCCGTAGCGCTCCTCGGAGAACGGCTCACCGACGATCTTGAAGGTGCCCGGCGACTGCGCGGCGTAGCCGGCCAGGATGACCTCATCGGTGGTCACCGCGTCGATCGCGCCGGTCTTGAGCGCCTCCACACACGCCGAGTAGGTGTCGTACTGCTGCAGCTGCACGCCCGGGTACTTGTCCTTGATCCGCTGGGCTGGCGTGGAACCGGTCACCGAGCACAGCTTCTTGTTGTTCTCCAGCGACTCGGCGCCGGTGATGTCGGTGTTGTCGGAGCGCACCAGCAGGCTCTGCCCGGTGATCAGATACGGGCCGGCGAAGTCCACCTTCTCCTTGCGTGCGTCGGTGATGGAGTAGGTGGCGACGATGTAGTCCACCTGACCGTTCTGGATCAGCGTCTCGCGCTGCCCGGACGGGGACTCCTTCCACTCGATCTGCTCGGGCGTGTAGCCGAGCTGCTCGGCGACATAGGTCGCCACGTCGACGTCGAATCCGCTCATGGTGCCGTCCGGGTTCTTCAGTCCCAGACCCGGCTGGTCGAACTTGGTGCCGATGGTCACCTTGTCGCTGTCGTCGCCACCACCGCCGCAGGCGGCGAGGGACAGCGGCAGGGCCGCAGCCAGAATGGCGGCAGCGGCCACCCGAACGCGAAATGACATCACGTGCTCCTTCGATTCAGTGATTGAGAATCTTGCCGAGGAAATCCTTGGCACGGTCGGACTTGGGATTGGTGAAGAACTCTTCGGGTTCGGTGTCCTCGACGATCGCCCCGTCGGACATGAACACCACCCGGTGCGAGGCGCGGCGGGCGAAGCCCATCTCGTGGGTCACGACCAGCATGGTCATGCCCTCGCTGGCCAGATCGGTCATCACCGCCAGGACTTCCTTGATCATCTCCGGATCCAGGGCGCTGGTCGGTTCGTCGAAGAGCATCACCTTGGGGTTCATCGCCAGCGACCGGGCGATCGCGACCCGCTGCTGCTGCCCGCCGGACAACTGCGCCGGGTACTTTTCGGCCTGATTGGCCACCCCGACCCGCTCCAGCAGGGTCATCGCCTCGGTACGGGCCTTGTCCTTGGACAGCTTGCGCACCTTGATTGGGGCGAGCATCACATTTTCGACGATTGTCTTGTGCGCGAACAGATTGAACGACTGGAACACCATGCCCACATCGGAGCGCAGCTGCGCGAGTTTGCGGCCCTCCTCGGGGAGGAGGTCACCGTCGATGGCGATGGTGCCGGCATCGATCGGCTCGAGCCGATTGATGGTGCGGCACAACGTTGATTTGCCCGAACCCGACGGGCCGAGCACCACGACGACCTGACCGCGCGGGACCTCAAGATCGATATCCCGGAGCACGTGCAGATCACCGAAGTGCTTGTTGACAGCCTGTAGCGAGATCATCGGGACCGAAGCCGCGGTGGTCATGGGGAATGACCCTACCCACGGAACGCACGAGATGGGGCGTATCCACCTCCCCGTAACATGGACGTCGTGACTTCGATAGTGGCCGACGGTGCGTTGGGGGCCGAGCAGGGGACCCCTGGCCAGCCGCAACGCACCTATCAGGTCCGCACTTACGGCTGCCAGATGAACGTGCACGACTCCGAGCGGCTGTCCGGCCTGCTGGATGCGGCCGGCTACCGGCGCGCCCCCGAGGGCGCCGACGCCGACATCGTGGTGTTCAACACCTGCGCCGTCCGGGAGAACGCGGACAACAAGCTCTACGGCAATCTGAGCCATCTGGCTCCCCGCAAGAGCGCCGACCCGAACATGCAGATCGCGGTCGGCGGGTGCCTGGCGCAGAAGGACCGCGAGACGGTGCTCAAGAAGGCGCCCTGGGTCGACGTGGTGTTCGGTACCCACAACATCGGTTCGCTGCCGGTGCTGCTGGAACGGGCTCGCCACCGACGCGAGGCCCAGGTCGAGATCGCCGAGGCGCTGCAGGAGTTTCCGTCCGCGCTCCCGGCCTCACGCGAATCTGCTTACGCAGCTTGGGTTTCCATTTCTGTCGGCTGCAACAACACCTGCACGTTCTGCATCGTGCCCGCGCTGCGGGGTAAAGAGGTGGACCGCCGGCCCGGCGACATCCTGGCCGAGGTGGCGACCCTGGTGGACCAGGGTGTGCTCGAAGTCACGCTGCTGGGCCAGAACGTGAACGCCTACGGGGTGTCCTTCGTCGACCCCGAGATCCCGCGCAACCGGGGTGCATTCGCCGATCTGCTGCGGGCCTGCGGGACCATCGACGGCCTGGAGCGGGTCCGCTTCACCTCACCGCATCCCGCCGAGTTCACCGACGACGTCATCGAAGCCATGGCGCAGACCCCGAATGTGTGCCCGACGCTGCACATGCCGCTGCAGTCCGGCTCCGACCGCATCCTCAAGGCGATGCGCCGCTCCTACCGGGCCGAGAAGTTCCTCGGCATCATCGACCGGGTCCGCGCCGCGATCCCGCAGGCCGCCATCACCACCGACATCATCGTCGGCTTCCCGGGCGAGACCGAGGAGGATTTCCAGGCCACCTTGGATGTGGTCCGCTCCGCCCGGTTTTCGACTGCCTTCACCTTCCAGTACTCCAAACGTCCCGGTACCCCGGCGGCGGTGCTGGCCGACCAGCTGCCCAAAGAGGTCGTCACCGAGCGTTATCAGCGACTCATCGAACTACAGGAGCAGATCTCGTTGCAGGAGAACCAAGCTCAAGTCGGACGGCAGGTCGAACTGCTGGTGGCCGCGGGGGAGGGCCGCAAGGACGCCGCCACGGCGCGGATGTCCGGGCGGGCCCGTGACGGCCGGCTGGTGCACTTCACCGCCGGCGGCGCCGACATCCGCCCCGGCGACATCGTCACCACCACGGTGACCCGGGCGGCCCCGCACTTCCTGGTCGCCGACGGTCCGGTGGGTTCGCACCGCCGCACCCGCGCCGGGGACGCGCACGCCGCCGGGCTTCGTCCGGTCACCGGAGTGGGTCTGGGCATGCCGGGCATCGGCGCACCGCCGGTCGCCCCCGTCACTTCGGAGTGTGGACTGTGAGCGGCAACTCCTCGAACGGCTTCGACGATTACAAGGACGACATCGAGGCCGCCGAACGCCGCGTCGCCTCCGAGATCGACCCCGGCGCACGGGCGCTCGTGGTGGCGATCCTGGTGTTCGTCGTGCTGCTGTCATTCCTGCTGCCGCACACCGGATCCACCCGCGGGTTCGACGTGCTGGTCGGCGGTGACGCCGCCGCCGCCGACGGGATCTCGCTGCCGTCACGGGTGTTCGTCTGGCTGGCGCTGGTGTTCAGCATCGGGTTCTCGATCCTGGCGCTGTTGACGCGACGCTGGACGCTGGCCTGGATCGCGTTGGCCGGAACCACGGTGGCCTGCCCGGCCGGCATGCTCGCGGTGTGGTCGCGCCAGACCGCCGGCGAAGGCATGCCCGGCCCGGGGATCGGGCTGATCATCGGCTGGATCGGTGTGCTGCTGCTGGCGTTCCACTGGGCCCGGGTGGTGTGGTCGCGCACCGCGCTGCAACTGGCCGCCGAGGCGCAGCGGCGTCAGGCCATCGCCGAGCGGCAGAACCACACGCTGCTCGACGACACGTTCCCCGACGACCGGGGCGACGAGCCGAAGCGCGACTAGCGCTTCTTGGTGACCGCTTCTGCGGCGGTCTCCGCCCATTCCCGCCACTGCGCGGCGCTGGCCCGGGCCGCCTCGGCGTCCTTGGTCTTACCGGCCGCCTCGGCCTTCTCGGCCTGACGTTCGAACTGCTCGGCCCGCTCCCGGAACTGGTCGGCCCGGGCCTGCGCCTCGGCGTCGGGCTGGTTCGCGGTCCCGGCGTCGCGCACCTTCTTCTCCACCGCACGCAGCCGGCGCTCCAGATCGGCGGACCGCTCACGCGGCACCTTGCCGATCGCGTCCCACTTGTCGCCGATCGTCCGCAGTGCCGCCTGCGCGGCCTTCGGATCGGCGATGTCGATGCGCTCGGCCTCGGCCAGCAACTTCTCCTTGGCCGCGGCGTTGGCCTCGAACTCGGCGTCGCGCTCCGCGTTGATGGCGTTACGCGCCTCGAAGAAGGTGTCCTGTGCCGCCTTGAACCGCGCCCACAGCGCATCGTCGACATC
This region of Mycolicibacterium diernhoferi genomic DNA includes:
- a CDS encoding hydrogenase maturation nickel metallochaperone HypA; amino-acid sequence: MHEMAITQSVVEAVCEHAAGRRVLSVRIEIGALCAVVPDSVRFCFDLATEGTLAAGARLDLDIPPGAARCRDCGLHFAVADPILLCRCGSADVEVLTGRELKILSMEVS
- the recA gene encoding recombinase RecA, yielding MAPQAPDRDKALELAMAQIEKNYGKGSVMRLGEEVRQPISVIPTGSISLDVALGIGGLPRGRVVEIYGPESSGKTTVALHAVANAQAAGGIAAFIDAEHALDPEYAKKLGVDTDALLVSQPDTGEQALEIADMLVRSGALDILVIDSVAALVPRAEIEGEMGDSHVGLQARLMSQALRKMTGALSNSGTTAIFINQLREKIGVMFGSPETTTGGKALKFYASVRLDVRRIETLKDGTDAVGNRTRVKVVKNKVSPPFKQAEFDILYGHGISREGSLIDMGVEHGFIRKSGSWFTYEGEQLGQGKENARKYLLENVDVANEIEKKIKEKLGIGAVLTDDDVLPAPVDF
- the recX gene encoding recombination regulator RecX, with product MTSFPPPSTSEPVKREEQARDLCLRLLTVRARTRAELETRLTDRGFPDEVSTRVLDRLVEVGLLDDAAFAQEWVRTRRVNAGKGKRALAVELRKKGVDADVIAETLDSVDAGEWRVRAEELVAGKLRRENLDDEVKVTRRLVGLLARRGYNQGMAFDVVKTQLAQERERRSV
- a CDS encoding 3-oxoacyl-ACP reductase family protein is translated as MTENSHTTPLAGRRALVTGASRGIGAEIVRRLAADGAAVAFTYNSSPEPAEKLAAEVSASGAQVVAIQADSADAAATTAAVEQAVNTLGGLDILVNNAGVASSAPIEEFSLEEFDRLVNINVRGVYATTQAAVPHLGEGGRIINIGSVNAERVPVPGFSVYALSKAAVAGFTRGLAQELGPRGITVNNIQPGPIATDMNPAEGPFAEQMTSLLALGRYGHTRDIASAVAYLASPEAGYITGTALNVDGGFLV
- a CDS encoding amino acid ABC transporter permease, with product MTGASVLFDAPGPRGRRRNAILAVVTALVFAAILGWVVWKFAAADQFEPAKWEPFLTANLWTTYVLPGIEGTLTAAAVSIVLALVLGCALGIGRLSPVRAVSWACAVFVEFFRAVPVLIMMLFSYALFAQYNVFASQYLALAGVITGLTLYNSAVIAEIVRTGVHALPRGQAEAASALGLTWGQSMRSIQLPQAITSMLPVLISQMVVVLKDTAIGYQITFVEMVRQGQSIGSAYGNYIPALLVIAALMIALNFALSAFATRLEARLRRSKKGPAPVPKSAVQDTPVV
- a CDS encoding amino acid ABC transporter permease — translated: MEIFSEYQDRIYAAFWITIQLTVYAAIGALLLGTVLAAMRLSPVPVMRWLGTTYVNVVRNTPLTLILVFCSLGLANTLHITLTDPKSPTSIVDSNFRLAVLGLAVYTAAFVCEAIRSGVNTVPIGQAEAARSLGLSFSQNLRIILLPQAFRAVIIPLGSVLIALTKNTTIASAIGVAEAALLMKEMVENTSALLVVGSIFAVGFVILTLPMGLLFGWLGKRLAVLR
- a CDS encoding glutamate ABC transporter substrate-binding protein, with protein sequence MSFRVRVAAAAILAAALPLSLAACGGGGDDSDKVTIGTKFDQPGLGLKNPDGTMSGFDVDVATYVAEQLGYTPEQIEWKESPSGQRETLIQNGQVDYIVATYSITDARKEKVDFAGPYLITGQSLLVRSDNTDITGAESLENNKKLCSVTGSTPAQRIKDKYPGVQLQQYDTYSACVEALKTGAIDAVTTDEVILAGYAAQSPGTFKIVGEPFSEERYGIGLKKDDTELRTKINDAITKMVSEGAWKEAFDKNLGPAGITAPEPPTVDQ
- a CDS encoding amino acid ABC transporter ATP-binding protein encodes the protein MISLQAVNKHFGDLHVLRDIDLEVPRGQVVVVLGPSGSGKSTLCRTINRLEPIDAGTIAIDGDLLPEEGRKLAQLRSDVGMVFQSFNLFAHKTIVENVMLAPIKVRKLSKDKARTEAMTLLERVGVANQAEKYPAQLSGGQQQRVAIARSLAMNPKVMLFDEPTSALDPEMIKEVLAVMTDLASEGMTMLVVTHEMGFARRASHRVVFMSDGAIVEDTEPEEFFTNPKSDRAKDFLGKILNH
- the miaB gene encoding tRNA (N6-isopentenyl adenosine(37)-C2)-methylthiotransferase MiaB; protein product: MDVVTSIVADGALGAEQGTPGQPQRTYQVRTYGCQMNVHDSERLSGLLDAAGYRRAPEGADADIVVFNTCAVRENADNKLYGNLSHLAPRKSADPNMQIAVGGCLAQKDRETVLKKAPWVDVVFGTHNIGSLPVLLERARHRREAQVEIAEALQEFPSALPASRESAYAAWVSISVGCNNTCTFCIVPALRGKEVDRRPGDILAEVATLVDQGVLEVTLLGQNVNAYGVSFVDPEIPRNRGAFADLLRACGTIDGLERVRFTSPHPAEFTDDVIEAMAQTPNVCPTLHMPLQSGSDRILKAMRRSYRAEKFLGIIDRVRAAIPQAAITTDIIVGFPGETEEDFQATLDVVRSARFSTAFTFQYSKRPGTPAAVLADQLPKEVVTERYQRLIELQEQISLQENQAQVGRQVELLVAAGEGRKDAATARMSGRARDGRLVHFTAGGADIRPGDIVTTTVTRAAPHFLVADGPVGSHRRTRAGDAHAAGLRPVTGVGLGMPGIGAPPVAPVTSECGL
- a CDS encoding Rv2732c family membrane protein: MWTVSGNSSNGFDDYKDDIEAAERRVASEIDPGARALVVAILVFVVLLSFLLPHTGSTRGFDVLVGGDAAAADGISLPSRVFVWLALVFSIGFSILALLTRRWTLAWIALAGTTVACPAGMLAVWSRQTAGEGMPGPGIGLIIGWIGVLLLAFHWARVVWSRTALQLAAEAQRRQAIAERQNHTLLDDTFPDDRGDEPKRD